A window of Adhaeribacter arboris genomic DNA:
CTAAAATATAGCTTTTTAGGCGCGCTGCGGTACGCCAGAACGGGTCAGGAGCATAAAGTCCGGGAGAATTCGAACATGGCGAATGCTTACCGGGCCGCCGGTGATGCGACTATTCGCCAAAATAATAAATTTTTGTACCGCGACCCGGACAATCCCGAAGCAGAACCGGTGGTAGTGTTGCCTTACGGCGGATTTTATAACACCAACGACGATAACCTGGTTAATTACAACTTCCGAAACCAGTTAGAATGGGATAAAACTTTTAACGAAATACATACGATACGCCTGTTTACTTCGCAGGAATTACGCTACACCGACCGGCAGAATAAAATATTTAATGGTTACGGCTACCAGTACGATAAAGGCGGCGTTCCCTACGTAGATTATCGCCTGATAAAGCAAAATGTAGAAGGTAATTTTAATTATTACGGCATGACCATGCGCTACGAACGTTTTCTGGCGTTTATGGCCAACGGAGCGTACTCGTTTAAAGGTAAATATAATCTGAACGGCACCGTTCGTTACGATGGTTCCAATTTACTCGGCCAGGCCCGTACGGCTCGCTGGTTACCCACCTGGAATGTAAGCGGCTCCTGGAACGTGGATACGGAAGGCTTTATGCAGGCTTTTTTAAATAAAGTAAACCGGCTCACTTTACGCGCTACCTATGGTCTAACCGCCAGCATGGGAAATGCGACGAACTCCAGCTTAGTTTTAGAAAACATCAGCACCCGCCGGCCTTATTTATCGGAAGTAGAATCGGCTATTGGCATTCAGTACTTAGAAAATTCTGAGCTAACCTGGGAAAAGCAATACGAAACCAATGTGGGCATGGACATTGGCTTGTTTAACGAGCGGGTATCGGTAACCATAGATGCTTACAAACGTAACGGTTTCGACCTGATCGGTAGCATCCGGACTTCGGGCATTGGCGGGGAAGAATACAAAGTAGCCAACTACGCCGATATGGAGTCGAAAGGTCTGGAATTAACGCTGGGCAGTAATATTGTAAACGAACAAGATTATGGCTTCCGCACGCAACTTACCGGGGCTTATAACAAAGGCAAAATTACCGAGCTTAAAAATGATCCGGATATTTGGTCGTTAGTAGGTCCGAATGGGGGCTCTCTACAGGGCTATCCGTACCGTGGCTTGTTTTCCATCGATTTCCAGGGACTCAATCCTAACAATGGCTCGCCCATTTTTATTAACGAAGATGGCGAAAAGAGCGGCGACGTGTACCTGCAAAGCGATAAGATTGAGCACTTAAAATACGAAGGTTCCGTCGATCCTATTGTTACGGGTGGGTGGTTTAATTCGTTCCGGTATAAAAATTTCTCGTTATCGGCTTTGGTAACTTTTAGTGCCGGTAACGTAATCCGGCTGAATCCGGCCTTTAAATCAAGTTACACCGATTTGGATGCTATGCCTAAAGAGTTTTTAAACCGCTGGACTTTACCCGGTGACGAAAACACAACTACTATTCCTTCTATTTTAGATCGCATTGAAGAATCGCAGTTAACGGGTTATCCCTACAACAACTACAACTATTCTACTGCCCGGGTAGCCGATGGTGATTTTGCCCGCCTGAAACAAGCTACCCTGACTTATAATTTACCGGCGGCTCGCTTGAGTGGGATAGGCTTTAATACCGTTTCGCTGAGTTTAGTAGCTAATAATATCTGGCTGATTTACGCCGATAAAAAGTTGAATGGCCAGGATCCGGAATTTTTTGGCGCCGGTGGGGTAGCCACTCCAATTCCCCGCCAGTTTACTTTATCGCTGAAAGCCGGTTTTTAGTGAGTTAGAAAGTTAAAAGATTGGAAAGTTAAAAAGTTAATCAATAATCATAGAAAACTTCCTCCTAAGTTTAAGGAGAATGAAGGGTAGTTGGTTTTAATGCTGCTAACTACTTCTGATTAAAATTTAAACCATGAAGAATAAAATAAAATACATTTTACTAGGTAGCATCTGGCTGATTTCCGGGTGTCAGGATGATTATCTGGAACAGGCCGTGGACCAGCGTACCCAGTTAAATACCGTTGAAAAAGTTAGTGAGTTATTGGTTACTGCCTACCCCCAAGCCGATTATGCTACTTTTACCGAAGCAATGTCCGATCTGGCGGAAGATAAAGGTCCCAATTCGGTTGTCATTGAAGATGTTAATCGCGACCCGTATTTCTTCCGCGATGTAGAGAGTAAAGCGCAGGGCTCGGCGGACAATTACTGGAATGCCAGTTATGCTGCTATTGCCGCCGCTAATCACGCCCTGGAAGTTATTACCAATGCTCCTAACCCCAATGATTACAGCGCCCAAAAAGGCGAAGCTTTGGTAGCCCGGGCCTACGCTCATTTTATGCTGGTAACCCTCTACTCCAAAGTGTATGATCCGGCCACTGCTGCCACCGATCCGGGCATTCCCTACGTAACTACTCCGGAAAAAGTAGTATTAGGTAAATACGAGCGTAAAACCGTAGCGTACGTGTACGAGCAGATTGAAAAAGATTTAACCGAGGGAATACCTTTAATTGTAAATACGACTTATCGGGTTCCTAAATACCACTTTAATACCGCTGCCGCGCACGCGTTTGCCGCCCGTTTTTACTTATTTAAGCAAGATTATCAAAAAGTAGTGGAGCATGCCAACCAGGTATTTCCAGGCGGAAATTTTGGTGCCAATTTACGACCCTGGGTAAATGTTTACAGCACTTTAACCGCGAACGAAGGTTTGGCAATTTACACGCAAGCCACCGAAAATGCGAACTTGCTTTTAGTAGAAACTCCTTCCAACTGGGCTCGTAATAACGCCCGCTATCGTTATGGATTATCTACGAACCTGGTTAACCAGCTTTTCCGGCAAGCGAATGTAACCGGCGACACTTGGGTTTATCCGTTATACACGCAGGGTGCCGACAATTGGCTAGTTCTTAAATTCCGGGAGCATTTTGTTCGCACGGATTTAAACGCTACTACCGGAGTTCCTTATACCATTTTTCCGCTGTTTACCGCCGAAGAAGTGTTATTTAACCGGGCCGAAGCCAATCTGGCTCTGGGGAACATTGAAGCAACCCGTACGGACTTAAATTTGTACGCCAGCGCCCGAATTGCAGATTATAACCGCGCTACGCATAATATCAGCAATGCCAAAATCGCAAACTACTATGGCACCGGTTCTAACGTAAGATTAGGCATGCTTTTTACCATCTTAGATTTTAAAGCCGCCGAGTTTGTGCAGGAAGGAATGCGGTGGTTTGATTTATTACGGCATAAAATTCCGGTAACCCATTATACCGTAGATGGTCAGGTAATTCAACTAGGCGCGGATGACCCGCATCGTTTACTCCAATTACCCCAAGAAGTAACGCTGGCGGGCGTAGAGCGCAATCCCCGATAAAGAAAGAATACCGATTATTATACCATGAAAACAAATTACGTTAAATTATTCCTGTTATTTTTTGCGATTAGCTTCTTACCGGCCTGCTCCGAAGAAGATGAACCGGATGCTGTACTAACAGGATTAGGTGGCGAAACCTGGACCAAAGGACCATTGGATAATTGGCTCCTCGAAAATTTTGTAACTCCTTACAACATTGAAGTAAAATACCGCTTCGACCGATACGAACTTGCCTTAAATAAAGCACTAACGCCACCGCAGGAAGATAAAATTATTCCAACGATGGAAACGATTAAAAAAACTTGGATCATGCCTTACGAGCAAGTAGCGGGCCCTAACTTTATAAAACGACTATCTCCTAAACAATTTGTACTAGTAGGTAGCCCCGAGTATAATACCAATGGTACGATAACCTTGGGTACCGCTGAAGGCGGCCGGAAGATCGTATTGTACCTGATTAATTATTTCGATAAAGCGAATAAACCGGTAGTAAAAGAAATGCTGCACACTATTCACCACGAATTTGGTCATATTCTGCACCAGAACATTTTGTACCCGGAAGAATTTAAACGTATCACTACCAGTTACACGGCCAGCTGGAATGATTTTAGTTTAGCGGATGCCCGTTCCCGGGGGTATATTACTGAGTACGCCCGCAGCAACCCCGACGATGATTTTGTAGAAACTTTATCTTTGATGCTGATAGAAGGCCGAACTAATTTTAATACCATTGTTAACAGTATTGTAGTAACTGATCCTAACGATCCTACCAAATCCATCCCGAATGCTGCGGCTCAGGCCGCTTTACGCCAAAAAGAACAAGTAATTGTTCGTTATTTTAAAGAAGCCTGGAATATTGACTTTTACACTTTACAAGCCAGTGCCGAAACGGCTATTAACTCTTTGTAATCATTCAGCTATAATGCCTCGTGCTATCCGCTGCTACCGTAACATCTACATGAAAAAAATATACTTCCTGAGCCTGGTATTATTTACGCTGCTCTCGGCCTGCCAGAAAGACGAAAATGACCCAGCTCCCGGCCAACGCCCGGACGAACGCCTGGCGAAAGCCCTCGCCGATTATAAAGCCCAATTAACCGGAGCGCCCTATGGCTGGAAAGCCATGTTAACCACGGGCGAAGACCGGAAATACAGCTTTTTTCTAAAATTTAACGAGAACGACCGGGTAAGCATGTCCGCGGACGTTAGTTCCAGTTCAGCGGGTGTACCAACCGAAAGCACCTACCGCTTAAAAGGGATGCAGCAACCCGCTTTAATTTTCGATACCTACTCGCCGTTGCATCTTCTGGCCGACCCCGATCCGGAAGTACTATTTAATTTAAATGGGCAAGAAGGCACCGAAGGGCAAGGCATGTTTTCGGATTTTGAATTTACGATTGACTCCGTAAATACTTCTGCTATTCGGTTAACCGGTAATTTGCAACAAAGCCAAATGATACTGGTGCAAGCTACGCAGGAGGAATTTAACGCTTATAACGCGGGTAAACTTAAAACCATTCTCGACGAAACTTCTGCTTACTCTAAAGCCAATCCTTTTCTCTTCCTGCCTGCACCTAACGGCAACAAATTGCAAGTGGATATTAATGCCACCAACCGAACATTTTCGCTGGTGTCTCTGGAGAATGGCAACGTGCAAATAATTTCTACTACGTTTACCTATACCCTCCGCGGATTATTGTTTGATCCACCGCTGGTACTAAACGGCACGACCATTTCCGAACTTTTATGGGACAGCGCCCAGCAAGTATATTACGCCGAAATTAATGGTAACCGGGTAGTAGTGCAGTCTTCGCCCACGGCTATTATTCCGTTGCATAATTTTGTAGGCGTTACTTTTAATACAGTAGCCGTGCCACCGCAAGCGCTTCCGGGCTGGTCGCCGGATTTCACGAGCAAGCAACAACAAATAGCTACCGCTTTACTAAACAGCAATTATAATTTACGATTAGATTATATGTTGTTTTTATTTAATCCGCAGAGCCGGTCTATGCAATTGTACGCAGCGGTGTACCAAGGCAATAACTTGTTCTATGCTATTTTCCCATATACGTACACTAAAACTGCCGATGGAGTCTATAAATTCAGTGCGCAAACGCCTAATGGGAACGGTCAGTTGGTTGTTCAAGAGATGAGTCCGATTTTAACCCATTTAAACAACGATCGTTTTGTTTTGGATTATTTCCAAGATCCCAATGAAGGTACTTTAGGCCAAATGAAGAGCATAGAAAATCCGGATTTTTATTTTACCGGAACTTTAGAAACGTTACAGTAGAAATAAAGAGGCCTTATAGTTAATTATAAGGCCTCTTTATTTCTACTGCTGCTATAATCAGAGTGTTAACTAAAACCAGATAAGATCGTAAGCATAGTTGATTTAAAATTATAAACTGCCTAATTGCTACTAAAAACACCTGGTGTTAAGAATACCCTCTCATTTAAATTTATACTTTTGCCTGTGGCAAAACGTTTTTCTACTAGTCATCTTAAAAAATTAAACCTGTTATGGATAAAAGAACTTTTCTTAAATCGGCTGCTATGCTTGGGTTAGCCGGGCTGGTGAAACCATTGAATATACTGGCTAAACCCGTGGCCGATACCTTCACCTTACCTAAATTGCCTTACGAGTTTGGGGCGCTGGAACCACACATCGATAAGCAAACCATGGAAATACATTATACCAAGCACCACCAAGCTTATGTAACCAACTTAAACAAAGCCGTAACTGGTACGGCACTTGCCTCCCTGAAACTGGAAGATATGCTGAAAGATATTAGCAAGCATCCGGTAGCCGTGCGGAATAATGGAGGAGGTCATTGGAACCATACTTTTTTCTGGAATATTTTATCCGCCCAAGGAGGCAAACCTACCGGTAAATTAGCCGCTGCTATTACTAGTGAATTAGGAGGCTTAGATAAATTTAAAACCGATTTTGCCCAAGCGGCCACTACCCGGTTTGGTTCTGGCTGGGCCTGGTTAATTGTTGATCCGGCGGGTAAACTGGCAATTACTTCTACTCCCAATCAGGATAATCCTTTAATGGATGTAGCCGAGAAAAAAGGCACTCCTATTATTGGCTTGGATGTGTGGGAACACGCTTACTACTTAAAATATCAAAACCGGCGGCCGGAATATATTGCTGCCTTCTGGAATGTATTAAATTGGGCAGGAGCCGAAAAAAATTACCTAGCCGCTTTGCAGAAATAATTAATTTAACAACGTAAAACAGCTTCTGGTAAAGACGGTATTTACCTCTTCACCAGAAGCTGTTTTTATTAAAGTAAAAAGCGATTAGTTCTTTCATCCGAGTGAAAGTATTTCTTGTACGGTTACCTACTTTAGCCAGAATAATATTGCCAAACCATTCTACGGTTCATCGTTTAAATGCTTAATTTTGCCGGAAACAGTTCGACTTTATTTAACGTCCTAAACCAAGCCGAACGAACAGTTATAACTTAACCCAGTTATTTAAAATGGAAACCATAACCGAGCAATTAGTTGATAAAATTCCTTCCTTGGATTTAGCCGATTTTACTTCCGGCGATGCCGAACGCAAGCAACGGTTTGTGCAAGACCTGGGACAAGCTTTCCAGAGTATTGGCTTTGTGGCAATCCGCAACCACGGCTTAAGCGACGAATTATCCGGCCAGTTATATAGTGCGGTAAAAAAGTTCTTCCGCCTACCCGACGAAATAAAGCAAAAATACGAAAATTCAACCTTAGCGGGCCAGCGTGGCTACGTAGGCAAAGGAAAAGAACACGCAAAAGGACGGAATACCGGCGATTTAAAAGAATTTTACCACGTAGGTCAGGATTTACCCGCCGCCGAACTACAAGCCGAAAATTACCCAGCTAATATCTGGCCCAACGAAGTACCCGAATTTAAAGAAATGACCTTAATGGCCTACCGGGCTTTAGAACAAGCGGGTACGCAAATGTTGCGGGCCATTGCTCTTTATCTAGGTCTCAGCGAAGATTATTTTGATGCAAAAGTACACCATGGCAACAGTATTTTGAGGGCCATTCATTATTTCCCGATTGAAGATCCGGATAGTGTACCAGCAGACGCGGTACGGGCCGCTGAACACGGCGACATTAATTTAATTACCTTATTGATGGGCGCCAGCGCCGATGGTTTGCAGGTACTGCGCCGCGACGGCAAATGGATTCCGATTACTGCTTTGCCCGAGCAAATTGTGGTGAACGTAGGCGATATGTTATCTCGGCACACCAACAATAAATTAAAATCGACCATTCATAGAGTAGTAAATCCGCCGCGCGAGTTGATGCACACCTCCCGGTATTCTATTCCCTTTTTTATGCACCCCCGCACCGAAATGGATCTTACCTGCCTGAGTGGTTGCATTGATGCCGAAAACCCGAAAGCTTATCCCGATACTACTGCCGGAGAATTTTTAACGGAGCGCTTGATTGAGTTGGGCTTACTGAAAAAGTAGTCGATAGACCATGGTCCATGGTCGATAGTCCACAGATACTAAGTAGTTATTGGTTATTAGTTGTTCAACTAATAAATTTTGATATGTAGCAAATCAGTATAAATCGTAGTCTAAATTGATTTTACCGAAGTACTTAAATAAAAAAGTAGAAGAATACATTACTTCTGTTAGCTGTAGGCTAAATTACTTTATGCGCACTATCGACCATGGTCTATCGACTATGGACTAATAATTATAAATCTGTAGCCTATGGACCATGAACTATTAACGGACCATAAACCGGTGGACTCTAAGCCATGGTCCAAAGGGCAGAAATTCTTAAATGTCCGGAATTACATTTTCCTGAAAGATGTACTTTGGTTAGCTATAACGGCTTTTGGCGGGCCGCAGGCGCATATTTCCATGATGTTTAAGGTGCTGGTAGAAAAGCGTCGGTATCTTACCGAAAGCGAACTAATTGAGCTAAATGCGCTGTGCCAGATTTTGCCCGGGCCTACCTCTACGCAAACCATTACGGCCATTGGATTCCGGTTAGGCGGGCCCAATTTAGCTTATCTTACTTTACTCATCTGGATTGCGCCTGCTACAATCATTATGACTTTGGCCGGATTAGCCATGTCGTACCTGCAGGCCAACGATATTTCGCTTAGGTTTACGCGTTTTATTCAGCCTATGGCGGTTGGCTTCGTGTCATTTGCGGCTTACCGTATTAGCTCGAAAGTAGTTAATACCAAAACGGGCATTGGCATGATGGTGATTTCAGCTAACATTTCTTACTTTTTTAACATACCTTGGGTATATCCCATTCTGCTGGTTTTAGGAGGTGCGGTTACGGCCTTGCGCTACAAAGCGCAGCCCATTGAACCGGACAAAAACATAAAAATTAACTGGAGCAATTTTATTTTATACACCGCCGTGTTTATTGTCGCGGCGGTACTGGGCGGAACTACCCAATTACGCGGGTTTAAACTTTTTGAAAATTTTTATCGCAATGGCAGTTTAATTTTTGGTGGGGGACAGGTACTCATTCCGCTTATGTATTCGCAGTTTGTAGAGTTTAAGCAGTATTTAACTTCCGAAGAATTTCTATCAGGCTTTGCTATAGTGCAGGCTTTACCAGGGCCAGTCTTTGCCTTTTGCTCTTACCTGGGAGCCTTAGCCATGCGGGATTACGGTATTGGCGGAGAACTGTTGGGCGCCTTTATCGGGACGGTTGGCATCTTTCTGCCGGGCACTTTTTTGATATTTTTTGTTATCCGGTTTTGGGGCGAATTGAGAAAATACCGCGTTATTAAAGCCTCTTTAGAAGGAATTAACGCGGTAAGTTCCGGCATGGTAGCCGCCGCCGCTATTCTACTCTATCACCCCATTGAATCGAACCTGGCGAATGTGGCCATTGTGGTAACCACTTTTTGTATTTTGCTCTGGACCAAGGTTCCGCCCCCCTATATTATCTTAATTGGCTTATTAACCGGACTTATTTTTTAAACAAGTAAAAATTTTTTATTCTCCCTGAAGCGTAATTACCAGCCAGCGCCGAGTGGCATGATTGCGGTGCTCGCCCAGGTAAATGCCTTGCCAGGTACCTAAATTAAGAGTACCGTTGGTAATAGGTATGGTTACCGAGTTTCCGAGTAGAGAAGCTTTAATGTGCGCCGGCATATCATCCGGTCCCTCGAGCGTGTGCCGGTAATAAGGAGCATTTTCGGGTACCATTTTATTAAAATGGCTTTCAAAATCTTGTCTTACCGTAAAATCAGCGTTCTCGTTAATCGTTAAACTAGCCGAAGTATGCTGAATAAAAATATGGGCCAGGCCGATTTTTATTTGTTCGAGTTCCGGTAATTCAGCTAGCAGCAAATCGGTAATTAAGTGATAGCCGCGTTTAAGCGCGGGTAAGCGAATACTTTTCTGGTACCATTTCATGGGTTCAGGCGTTCGTAAGCGCCCGGATCGGGCGTGGTTAAATGACGGTTTTTATCTTCTAAATCTTTTATTACGGCAGGAATAACCCTAGCGGTGTTGCTCACTTCCGATAGAGTATCGAGGCGGAAATTGGGTTGATTAATGGATTCACCTCCAATGGGGGCTTTGAATTTAGGATCCACATCCAACAAATTATCACAACAAACAAAGGCCGGGTGGTTCAGGTAATTTTTGGTTTGTAAAACGGAGTGATTTAACTGTAAGACCGGCGTTGTTTTACCTTCATTTTTAAGAAGTATTTGGTCTTGAGCAGTATCAGAGCCATGCTTACCTGCCCATACAATCGAATTCTGCAAGGATAATTTAACGCGATAATCCTGATTAGGTCCATTGGCTACCTTTAACCGATCTGAAAACAGTAAAGTAACGCTCCCGGGCCGAAACCCGACGGTGTAGTTCGCTAAAGTACAATACGTAAATTCGTAATTTCCGCCACCTAAACCCATTACCGCACTCTGCCCACAATTAGTAATTAAGATATTGGTAGCCTGCACATCGGCTCCGTAGCTTAAAATACCCGTTTCATACATATTCTGGATAACCGATTGGCTGATTTTCAAATCATAATCGGTTTCGTCCTGATCTGGATTAGCTACCCAAAGCCCGAAGGTAGCATTTTTAATATCGGCAAATTGGATGCTATTATTAGTACTCGTGGCTTCAAACTTAATGCCTTGCCATTGCCCGGGAACAGCCGCATATAATCGTTCCCGCCGATCGCCGGTAAATAAAACGCGTTTATTCGCTGCGCCTTTTACTTCTAAGCGGCCGTTTATTACTAAAGCCGCATCTTTATGAAAGTAAATTTTAGCTCCTTTTTCAATTTCCAGCTTTACTCCGGCTGCTACATTTACCGAACCATACACCACATGCGGTTTATCGGCTTTCCAGATAGTATTTACTGTAATTTCGGTTTTGGAATGGAAGTAGGCATTTTGCCCATAACTAACTAAGGCTACTCGTTGGCGATTCGTATTGGTTAAAAACGAAAGAACATCCGTTTGGATAAAAGCGGCTGTATCTGGCGTTGGAGGAATTTTAACTTTTATTACTACGAGCAAACTATCCTCGCCGCGCAATAAAATATTATTTACCTGATTCGTTTCCTGGCCATCCACAACTAATCTGTAAGCCGGGTTGGCCAGTCCCAGCTTTATCTCGGTTATTTTTACTGCCTTTGAATGGCGATTATACACCCAAACTGCCCGGCTTACACTTGTGGTATTGACAAAAACCGTATCAAACTTTACCGAATCAGTAGAAAACTCCAGCTGGGCACTAGTATCCGTAGTAATAATTTCTTCTTTCGGTTCGCAAGAAGCTAATGCGTAAATAAACAACCAAAACAGGAAGCCAAACAAAAGCCGTTGCGGAAATAATTTGCCTCCATCTTTAAGCAAAAAGAAAACCCAAACTTTATGAAGTCGCAGCCTTTTAATCAATAGCACTGAATTAGAATAACCTTTATCTATTAAGTATAATAATTGTAGGGTAGAAGTTAATTTTTAATTTGCCGTTACCTTAAAACAAATGTAGCGAGTTCTTTACACCCGCTACTCTGTTATGCTCTATAAAAATCAACTTGCAACTTGTAACTCTTTTACGCAACCCCTTCCTTCAGGCGCTCCGCATTTTCAGCAATACGTAATTCTTCAATAAAGTCATCAATTTGGCCGTCCATTACGTTTGGCAGGTTATAAACGGTATAGCCAATGCGGTGATCGGTTACGCGGCCTTGCGGATAATTATAGGTCCGGATTTTATCGGAACGGTCGCCGCCGCCTACCATGCTTTTCCGCTGGGCGCCCATTTCTTCGTTCTTTTTAGCCAGTTCTACTTCGTAAATCCGGGAACGCAATACTTTCAGGGCCTTCTCGTAGTTTTTAATCTGTGACTTCTGGTCCTGACATTGGGCCATAATACCGGTTGGCAAGTGGGTTAAACGAACCGCCGAATACGTCGTATTTACCGACTGGCCGCCTGGTCCGGAGGCACAGAATAAATCTTTCCGAATCTCGTTCATGTCCAGTTCAATATCGAACTCTTCTACTTCGGGTAATACTACCACGCTGGCTACCGAAGTATGAATCCGGCCTTGCGTTTCAGTGGCGGGTACGCGCTGTACTCGGTGCACTCCCGACTCGAACTTCATTTTGCCGTAAACATCTTCGCCGGAAATACTGCTAATAATTTCTTTATACCCTCCGGAAGTACCTTCCTGAGCGTCAATCAGCTCCATGCGCCAGCCTTGTTTCTCGGCCAAACGAGAATACATCCGGTGTAAATCGCCGGCAAAAATAGAAGCTTCGTCACCGCCGGCACCGGCCCGGATTTCAATAATAATATTTTTACTATCGTCTGGGTCTTTTGGAATGAGCAGGTTTTTGATACCTTCTTCCATTTCTTCTAACTGCGGATACAGTTCGTCAAGTTCTTCTTTCGCCATTTCCCGAAACTCTTCGTCTTTTTCGGTGGCAATTACTTGCTTCGCATTCTCGATATTGCCGAGTAGATTTTGGTATTTTTTGTACTCGATTACAATCTTTTCGAGGTCTTTGTATTCTTTATTAAGCGACTTATATTTTTTCATGTCGCTCATGCTTTCGGGTTGTTGTAAAAGCTGATTTACTTCGTCGAAACGCTCTTTAATAGCCTCTAACTTATCTAACATAACGGTAAGTATCTGTTTTAAAACGCAAAGATAATAAAAAATTACCGGTTAGTCGTGGCGGAAACTGGTAAATTGCCGCTAGAGCAACCTACTACTTCTTTTTGTTTCTTTTTACCTAACGCTGATATTTGCAGGTATTATAACCCTTTAACCGACCGGTAAGTTTTACTAGTATTAAACCTTTATTTATGCCGATTCGTTCTTTTCTGAATAA
This region includes:
- a CDS encoding zinc-binding metallopeptidase, which codes for MKTNYVKLFLLFFAISFLPACSEEDEPDAVLTGLGGETWTKGPLDNWLLENFVTPYNIEVKYRFDRYELALNKALTPPQEDKIIPTMETIKKTWIMPYEQVAGPNFIKRLSPKQFVLVGSPEYNTNGTITLGTAEGGRKIVLYLINYFDKANKPVVKEMLHTIHHEFGHILHQNILYPEEFKRITTSYTASWNDFSLADARSRGYITEYARSNPDDDFVETLSLMLIEGRTNFNTIVNSIVVTDPNDPTKSIPNAAAQAALRQKEQVIVRYFKEAWNIDFYTLQASAETAINSL
- a CDS encoding DUF4302 domain-containing protein, which produces MKKIYFLSLVLFTLLSACQKDENDPAPGQRPDERLAKALADYKAQLTGAPYGWKAMLTTGEDRKYSFFLKFNENDRVSMSADVSSSSAGVPTESTYRLKGMQQPALIFDTYSPLHLLADPDPEVLFNLNGQEGTEGQGMFSDFEFTIDSVNTSAIRLTGNLQQSQMILVQATQEEFNAYNAGKLKTILDETSAYSKANPFLFLPAPNGNKLQVDINATNRTFSLVSLENGNVQIISTTFTYTLRGLLFDPPLVLNGTTISELLWDSAQQVYYAEINGNRVVVQSSPTAIIPLHNFVGVTFNTVAVPPQALPGWSPDFTSKQQQIATALLNSNYNLRLDYMLFLFNPQSRSMQLYAAVYQGNNLFYAIFPYTYTKTADGVYKFSAQTPNGNGQLVVQEMSPILTHLNNDRFVLDYFQDPNEGTLGQMKSIENPDFYFTGTLETLQ
- a CDS encoding isopenicillin N synthase family dioxygenase, producing MTEQLVDKIPSLDLADFTSGDAERKQRFVQDLGQAFQSIGFVAIRNHGLSDELSGQLYSAVKKFFRLPDEIKQKYENSTLAGQRGYVGKGKEHAKGRNTGDLKEFYHVGQDLPAAELQAENYPANIWPNEVPEFKEMTLMAYRALEQAGTQMLRAIALYLGLSEDYFDAKVHHGNSILRAIHYFPIEDPDSVPADAVRAAEHGDINLITLLMGASADGLQVLRRDGKWIPITALPEQIVVNVGDMLSRHTNNKLKSTIHRVVNPPRELMHTSRYSIPFFMHPRTEMDLTCLSGCIDAENPKAYPDTTAGEFLTERLIELGLLKK
- a CDS encoding superoxide dismutase, translating into MDKRTFLKSAAMLGLAGLVKPLNILAKPVADTFTLPKLPYEFGALEPHIDKQTMEIHYTKHHQAYVTNLNKAVTGTALASLKLEDMLKDISKHPVAVRNNGGGHWNHTFFWNILSAQGGKPTGKLAAAITSELGGLDKFKTDFAQAATTRFGSGWAWLIVDPAGKLAITSTPNQDNPLMDVAEKKGTPIIGLDVWEHAYYLKYQNRRPEYIAAFWNVLNWAGAEKNYLAALQK
- a CDS encoding SusC/RagA family TonB-linked outer membrane protein, with translation MHQNNYPKKVRRLKVIFLLSATLGYSSISVPTVARERILTIWEVPVSGTVKVQGTNGTENGAGVTVVERGTSNGTTTDANGSFKLTVKDNTSVLVFSMVGYKSQEILVASRTSFNITLSEDVSTLNEVVVTGYQTIDRKLFTGSAALLKADDSKREGVNDVSRMLEGRVAGVSVQNVSGTFGAAPKIRVRGATSITGENKPLWVVDGIPLEDIVNVSNEQLSTGDPSTLIGSSVAGLNPNDIESFQILKDASATALYGARAMNGVIVITTKKGKIGKPIISYTGNFTTYLKPTYNNFNIMNSADQMSVYTELERKGWLNHSDASRRQDGGVFTKMYDEINRFDPATGQFGLQNTPEARAAFLEPYARANTDWFDILFRNSFMQEHSLSVSSGTEKSQFYISTSYLQDNGWTVADEVKRFTGNVRANFNVSDKISFGLITQGSIRDQQAPGTIGRVSNAVSGQYDRDFDINPYSYALNTSRTLRAYDANGNREYFRRNFAPFNILDELENNTLDISLLDLKLQGEFSYKILPNLKYSFLGALRYARTGQEHKVRENSNMANAYRAAGDATIRQNNKFLYRDPDNPEAEPVVVLPYGGFYNTNDDNLVNYNFRNQLEWDKTFNEIHTIRLFTSQELRYTDRQNKIFNGYGYQYDKGGVPYVDYRLIKQNVEGNFNYYGMTMRYERFLAFMANGAYSFKGKYNLNGTVRYDGSNLLGQARTARWLPTWNVSGSWNVDTEGFMQAFLNKVNRLTLRATYGLTASMGNATNSSLVLENISTRRPYLSEVESAIGIQYLENSELTWEKQYETNVGMDIGLFNERVSVTIDAYKRNGFDLIGSIRTSGIGGEEYKVANYADMESKGLELTLGSNIVNEQDYGFRTQLTGAYNKGKITELKNDPDIWSLVGPNGGSLQGYPYRGLFSIDFQGLNPNNGSPIFINEDGEKSGDVYLQSDKIEHLKYEGSVDPIVTGGWFNSFRYKNFSLSALVTFSAGNVIRLNPAFKSSYTDLDAMPKEFLNRWTLPGDENTTTIPSILDRIEESQLTGYPYNNYNYSTARVADGDFARLKQATLTYNLPAARLSGIGFNTVSLSLVANNIWLIYADKKLNGQDPEFFGAGGVATPIPRQFTLSLKAGF
- a CDS encoding RagB/SusD family nutrient uptake outer membrane protein yields the protein MKNKIKYILLGSIWLISGCQDDYLEQAVDQRTQLNTVEKVSELLVTAYPQADYATFTEAMSDLAEDKGPNSVVIEDVNRDPYFFRDVESKAQGSADNYWNASYAAIAAANHALEVITNAPNPNDYSAQKGEALVARAYAHFMLVTLYSKVYDPATAATDPGIPYVTTPEKVVLGKYERKTVAYVYEQIEKDLTEGIPLIVNTTYRVPKYHFNTAAAHAFAARFYLFKQDYQKVVEHANQVFPGGNFGANLRPWVNVYSTLTANEGLAIYTQATENANLLLVETPSNWARNNARYRYGLSTNLVNQLFRQANVTGDTWVYPLYTQGADNWLVLKFREHFVRTDLNATTGVPYTIFPLFTAEEVLFNRAEANLALGNIEATRTDLNLYASARIADYNRATHNISNAKIANYYGTGSNVRLGMLFTILDFKAAEFVQEGMRWFDLLRHKIPVTHYTVDGQVIQLGADDPHRLLQLPQEVTLAGVERNPR